GCGGCTGGGCTTCCGCCTCTCGGAGTACACCGAGGACGAGAACGGGCGCGTCTGGGCTGCCTGGGTGCAGCGCCGCGGCGGCGTCCACGACCTCGCCATGACGAACGGAGCGGGCCCGAGGCTGCACCACTGGGCCTACTGGATGCCCGACGCCATGAGCATCATCCGGGCATGCGACATCCTGGCAGGCGCGCGGCAGCCCGAACGCATCGAGCGCGGGCCGGGGCGCCACGGCATCTCCAACGCCTTTTTCCTGTATGTGCGCGACCCGGACGGCCACCGGATCGAGCTGTACACCAGCGACTACGTCACGGTGGACCCCGACTTCCAGCCCATCCGCTGGCTGCGTGACGACCCCCGGCGCCAGACCCTGTGGGGTGCCCGAACGCCGCGCAGCTGGTTCGAGGAGGGCTCGCTCATGGAGGCCTTCGGGGGCGGCTGGGTACAGCCCGCCGAGGGCGAGTTGCGGGGGATTCCGGCGCATGTCATCTGAAGTGAACATCGGGGGGCAGAGAGCCGCGCGCTTTTTGTCCCTTCTGCTGAAGCGGGTGCTCAGCCAGGAGGGTTCATGATCCCATCTCCCGAGGAACCGGGCCGCGCGTCCGGCCTGATC
This window of the Deinococcus apachensis DSM 19763 genome carries:
- the hpaD gene encoding 3,4-dihydroxyphenylacetate 2,3-dioxygenase, with the protein product MTEVRPDVIRIAHSVFTVTDLEASRDFYVNLLGLNVLHEEGNALYLRGVEDREWTLKLEQAPQAGVRHLGYRVRGDADLDALVALAEREGLPYRWEEELDRPRMLRMQDPFGVPVAFFRESQTHRWLLQDYHLHRGPGLQRVDHVNVLTPDVEGMMNWYGERLGFRLSEYTEDENGRVWAAWVQRRGGVHDLAMTNGAGPRLHHWAYWMPDAMSIIRACDILAGARQPERIERGPGRHGISNAFFLYVRDPDGHRIELYTSDYVTVDPDFQPIRWLRDDPRRQTLWGARTPRSWFEEGSLMEAFGGGWVQPAEGELRGIPAHVI